The DNA sequence GGGGCAGCCTGAAAGACCCCTACCATACGGCCAATTACATTAATTTCATCCTCGGCTGTACCGACTGTCATGAACATCATGGGTCGCCCAGCCCTTATCTTCTCCGAAAATCCGTCAACGGAATCACTGTGGCGAGTTGGAGCGATCCACATTCCAGAGACCTTTGCCTCGCCTGCCATAACCACAATTCCCATTGTGGCGGCACAGGGTCTTGTCTTAACTGCCATTATCACACTGCCTACGTCAGGTGCTTTGCCTGCACCTGGTGCGTAGGAGCGGGCGGAGTTCACGGACATTCATTTTAGCACCTTCAACTGATTTAATACCCTACCACTTACAAATACCTACAAGACACAGACCCCGCCGGAATGGGTTAAGCAATTAAAGGGCAAGTAAGCGAAAAAACCTGGATTTTAAAAAAGTGGGCGGGATTTCTTCCGAACTGATAAATCCTTTTAGCTCTTCATCGTTGTAAAAGGCACGTTCAAAGAAAAGGCCGTGGGCTGGGGCAGTAAAACGGTTCAAGTTCACCGGCTCCACAAGAAAACGCCGCACCTCATCAACACTGAGGCTGCCATTTCCCACGGCAACCAGCACGCCGACGATCCGGCGGATCATCTTCCAGAGGAAATGGGAGCCGACAATACGGAAAAGGATGATGTCGTCAGTTTCGTGCAGCAACGTATTGTTGACCATAACCAAGGGAGACTTCTTCTTGATGGCCTGGTGGTCGGTAAAGGAGGAAAAGTCATTCATCCCGGTCAGTAAGGCTGACGCCTCCCGCATGACCGGCACCTTGAGGGGGTCTTTCACCCACCAGGCGTAATGCCTGCGGAAGACGGTTTTACGCTTGGCAATCTGATACAGGTAACTGCGTCCCACGCAATGATGACGGGCATGGAACTGGGAGCCCGCCCTTTCCACTTTCAGGACATTTATATCCTGGGGTAGAATGTCATTGAGCCGCCGGACGATCTCCTGCGGGCTGAGATCGGTCGCTGCCTCCAGGTGGGCAACGTACTCCAAGGCATGGACGCCGGCATCGGTACGCCCATTGCCCTGGATATCCACCTGCTCCCCGAAAAGTTCGCCTGCGCACCGCAAGAGACTCCCCTGGATGGTTTTTGCATCCTTCTGCTTCTGCCAGCCACTGTAACGGCTGCCATCGTACTCCAGAATGAGTTTAAATCGCTTGTGTTTCGTGGGCATACAAATATTACCGCCTTTTCCTTAATGAGCGGAGGGACTTTTTCAAAACGTCGCTCATGGCATCAAACCGGCTGTCTCTTTCATAAAAAATGAGTTTAAAAATATTCTATAGTAACGGCTCCAGTTATAGGCTAAGAAACAAACTCAAAAAGGCA is a window from the Thermodesulfobacteriota bacterium genome containing:
- the truA gene encoding tRNA pseudouridine(38-40) synthase TruA; amino-acid sequence: MPTKHKRFKLILEYDGSRYSGWQKQKDAKTIQGSLLRCAGELFGEQVDIQGNGRTDAGVHALEYVAHLEAATDLSPQEIVRRLNDILPQDINVLKVERAGSQFHARHHCVGRSYLYQIAKRKTVFRRHYAWWVKDPLKVPVMREASALLTGMNDFSSFTDHQAIKKKSPLVMVNNTLLHETDDIILFRIVGSHFLWKMIRRIVGVLVAVGNGSLSVDEVRRFLVEPVNLNRFTAPAHGLFFERAFYNDEELKGFISSEEIPPTFLKSRFFRLLAL